The following proteins are co-located in the Eleginops maclovinus isolate JMC-PN-2008 ecotype Puerto Natales chromosome 23, JC_Emac_rtc_rv5, whole genome shotgun sequence genome:
- the guf1 gene encoding translation factor Guf1, mitochondrial gives MSLSLVRRCCDTPLLRRVLQFKEYRRKIQSCNMTYTLLRHRWMKGLPVFSSRMLSTKTDKDTIDLSKFPVERIRNFCIIAHIDHGKSTLADRLLEMTGAIAKTDKNKQVLDKLQVERERGITVKAQTASLIYSHEGEQYLLNLIDTPGHVDFSYEVSRSISACQGVLLIVDANQGIQAQTVANFYLAFEAQMAIIPVINKIDLKNADPERVESQIEKVFDIPTEECIRISAKLGTNIEQVLQAVVERIPPPVASIDEPFKALVFDSNFDHYRGVVANIALFGGRVKKGDRIVSAYLGKTYEVNELGLLRPAEHPTQKLFAGQVGYIISGMKDVKEAQIGDTLYLQEHPVEALPGFKPAKAMVFAGMYPMDQSEYPALRSAIDRLTLNDSSVTVQRDSSMALGAGWRLGFLGLLHMEVFNQRLEQEYNASVIVTAPTVPYKAVFSSPKLIKEHGSEEITVVNPSHFPDRSVVSEYLEPMVLGTILTPDTYTGKIMTLALNRRGIQKNMVYIDDQRVMMKYLFPLNEIVVDFYDLLKSMSSGYASFDYENAGYQAADLIKMNILLNGEPVEELITIVHRERAYNMGKAMCERLKDSIPRQMFEVAIQAAIGSKVIARETIKAFRKNVLAKCYGGDITRKMKLLKRQAEGKKRMRRIGNVEVPKDAFINVLKRKEK, from the exons ATGTCGCTTTCTCTAGTGAGGCGGTGCTGTGACACACCACTATTAAGACGTGTTTTACAGTTCAAAGAGTACAGAAGGAAAATACAAAGCTGTAATATGACCTACACACTGTTAAGACACCGATGGATGAAAGGCCTGCCTGTATTCTCGAGCAGGATGCTAAGCACTAAAACAGACAAG GATACTATTGACCTGTCTAAGTTCCCTGTGGAAAGAATCAGGAATTTTTGCATCATCGCTCATATTGACCATGGAAAAAGCACGTTGGCTGACAggctgttggaaatgacag GTGCCATAGCAAAGACTGACAAGAACAAGCAGGTGTTGGACAAGCTTCAGGTGGAGCGAGAGAGGGGGATCACAGTGAAGGCGCAGACGGCCTCGCTAATCTACAGCCACGAGGGAGAGCAGTACCTCCTGAACCTCATCGACACGCCG GGTCATGTTGACTTCAGTTACGAGGTTTCTCGATCGATTTCAGCCTGCCAAGGTGTCCTGTTGATTGTCGACGCCAATCAG GGGATTCAGGCGCAGACAGTTGCTAACTTCTACCTGGCTTTTGAAGCTCAGATGGCCATCATCCCTGTCATCAACAAG attgatttaaaaaatgctgatCCAGAACGAGTGGAGTCACAGATTGAAAAGGTTTTCGATATTCCAACTGAGGAATGCATTAGG ATTTCAGCTAAGCTTGGAACAAACATTGAACAGGTTCTCCAAGCGGTGGTGGAGAGAATTCCCCC GCCCGTGGCAAGTATTGATGAGCCATTTAAAGCCCTTGTGTTTGACTCCAACTTCGACCACTACAGAGGGGTGGTGGCCAACATTGCTCTGTTCGGGGGTCGCGTCAAAAAAGGGGACAGGATCGTGTCTGCGTATCTCGGGAAAACCTACGAGGTCAACGAGCTGGGGCTCCTCCGGCCAGCTGAGCACCCGACACAGAAGCT GTTTGCAGGTCAAGTAGGCTACATAATATCAGGGATGAAGGACGTGAAGGAGGCCCAGATTGGGGACACTCTCTACCTCCAAGAACACCCAGTGGAAGCTCTTCCGGGGTTTAAACCCGCCAAAGCAATGGTCTTTGCTG GCATGTATCCCATGGACCAGTCGGAGTACCCGGCCCTTCGCAGTGCCATCGACAGACTGACGTTGAATGACTCCAGTGTCACAGTGCAGAGAGACAGCAGTATGGCCCTGGGAGCCGGCTGGAG ACTGGGCTTCCTGGGTCTTCTGCATATGGAGGTGTTCAACCAGAGGCTTGAGCAGGAATACAACGCCTCGGTGATCGTAACAGCACCCACTGTTCCCTACAAGGCCGTCTTCTCTTCACCCAAACTCATCAAG GAACATGGCAGTGAGGAGATCACTGTGGTGAACCCGTCTCATTTCCCAGACAGATCCGTTGTGTCAGAGTATTTGGAGCCTATGGTGCTGGGGACCATTCTCACTCCGGACACCTACACCGGCAAGATCATGACCCTCGCCTTG AATCGCAGAGGGATCCAGAAGAACATGGTGTACATAGACGACCAGCGAGTCATGATGAAGTACCTCTTCCCTTTGAATGAAATCGTTGTGGATTTCTACGACCTGCTCAAATCAATGTCCTCTGGATACGCCAG CTTCGACTATGAGAACGCAGGCTACCAGGCTGCTGATCTGATAAAGATGAATATCCTGCTGAACGGGGAACCTGTGGAAGAACTCATCACCATTGTGCACAG AGAGCGCGCGTACAACATGGGGAAAGCCATGTGTGAGCGACTCAAAGACTCCATACCGAGGCAGATGTTTGAGGTGGCTATACAGGCAGCTATTGGAAGCAAGGTCATTGCGAGGGAAAC GATAAAGGCGTTCAGAAAAAATGTTCTGGCTAAATGT TACGGAGGTGACATAACACGGAAGATGAAGCTGCTGAAGAGACAGGCGGAGGGTAAGAAGAGGATGCGGCGCATTGGCAACGTGGAAGTTCCCAAAGACGCTTTCATTAATGTTctgaagaggaaagaaaaataa